The DNA region CCCGgtattgagcactggaaagggataacaagagtactgagataCTTGTGGTATACTCGTGATTATGAACTACACGAGATATCCTACCGTAATTAAAGAATACAATGCAAATTGGATATTAGACATAATGACTTTAAGTCCACAAATGGATATATATTCACTTTGGGAAGTGCAATCATTTCATGGAAATCTTTTAAGTAAACCATAATAACCAAGTCCACTATAGAGTcagagtttgtagctcttgaaaaATATGGAGAAATTATGATAATTCTTACAAAATGTTCTTAGATGGCCGAAACCTGTGTCGACAATTAGTTGAGCACAGTCATTTGTACAATGGTAAGTCTCGACATATATGTCATATacataatatcattagacaactactctcaacgggagttctCATTATTGACTATGTACGGTCAAAAGATAACCTAGTGGATCCACTAACCAAAGGATTAAACAGAGAGTTAATTGTAAGTTCATTGGAAGGAATGAGCTTGATGTTAATGCCGATGCCAACTATAGTTGCAAAGGAAACTCAACCTATGTTGATTAGAGATCCAAAAAACTAGGTTTAAAGGGACAACCTAACTACATTGAATTGAAAGACAATCACTGTGGGGATAACGATCCGATGAATCAGTGACTAGATGAAGGATAAGCATTCTTGCTTTTAATAATCGTAGTAGAGTAATGAAAAACACTCTCGAGAGATCACCTATGTAAGAAAGAAGTGGGGTCGCATTGAAGAGAATTGGAAATAATTCTTAACACTTCTCACAAAACCAGACATGTTTACGACCACAAACAAACACACCCATAAAACCTGAGCTATATTAGGGAGAGTCCTAAATGAGATCTATCTATGCTTACACAAACGATAAAACAGTTCAAAAATATTATGTCTACTGATCAACCGGTGAGCAAACGTATTTTCACAAGGGAAAGTTTAAAAGGTAatacctacctatcctatacatGACTTAATTGTTGAAGGCTATTACACACCTTGTTTACATTCATATAGGAGATTGTTGGAAAAATATGAATGGAAACACAACTCATGGATTATTAGTCTCGCAACGAAAAAGTGACATTAAGACTGATATATAGTGCAAAAAGGGGATGATTACACTAACCCAAAGGGTTCTCGTGTGAATGCTATTGCACGCAATGGACCACGATCGGGGATAGTGTGTCCATGTGACTTTAGTCCGAATTTACCACGAGTCTCTTTTGCGTGCTCAGCCGCGTGGCTCAGTAGGAGTGTGCCACCTGACGTGCCACATGCCTTGCATGTTTCTTACCTCATACTTTTGCATGCTCAATGACACATGTCACATGTTATGCTTTTGTATGAGGATGCCACATGTTGTCATATACTTTTGCATGAGAATGTCACATGTGTGCCACATGTCATAACATGTAGCTCAAGAAGCTCTTATAAAGAGAAGCACGTTGATCTTGAGTAGAACATGAATGAGAAAAGCTTGTGAAGCTTTCTTCATACAAAAGAAAAGGCAGAAGCAATTCAGTGTGCAAAAGAAAGCAGAAGTTCTTCATACAGAATAAAGCAAGAGAGAAAGTGTCAAAAGGAAAGAGACTTTAATTCCcctcatttcttttttttttttctttaattctacTATGTAATTCTTTGTTAGAGAGATACCCGTGATAGTGTTCAAGTATACGCTTAGGTCGTTACGTCGACCTATGCTAGATTGTGTTTGTGATTTCATCATTTTTATCCTAGAAAATAGACGTTTAAATGTGATCTCTTAGCATTATCGAAGGGGATAAATCTATTTTAAGGAGATTGTCTCGTTGCAGGACTTAACATCTTTGTTCCTCGATCGACGCTCCTCACTCAATCCACTTGGACTCAGGTTTTGGGTTTGTTCGACATCCGTCTCACACCTTTAGCATCAACTTCATCGACTCGACACTGAGAGCACTCACTGACTCGACAATTTGATGAATTGGCGACTCAACAAAGTCCCTCTCCCACTCGGACTTGAGCAGCTCCAAACGAAGTTGACAATCAACCTACTCAGCTAGGCATACAACTTAAAATAATCAGCTCAAGTCATCTTGACATATAAGTAATCATTGTTCCTCTGTCCCTCCGACAGATTGTGGATAGAGCTCTAATACAATCTTCCTGAGAAGAAACTAAAAAGTAGTGAAGCTTTGCATGATTTTGGCTCATTAAGGAATCAAAGAAGCTAGACACCATTGATTATATGTGACTACTTATCGTTTTTGAGGATTTATATAAGAAATAGTTGCATATAACATTTAAGAAACACTATGGTATATACAGGTTCTTtatgaaaaaagaaagaaaggatCAACAAAAAATTGTCAAGACTGAAGCTAAAGGTACCCTGCTAAAAAGGGATACAACCTCACTACACTAATTTAAGTTCAAAATACATAATGGAGAAAAGACTTACCTCATAAGAGACTTGCACTGATTTTTGCATATGATTCCAGAGCATATTTTTCAGTGCATGAACATCAACTTGTTTCGATACTTTGTCATACTGGATGTCTATTTTGCTTACCTTCAGTTTAAAACAGACAAATGTcagtataaaattttattatttttacaaagCTAAGGGAGTGGTCCTGGAAATGTAATATTAAATGTCAACTATGTTAGTATATAATGGCCAAATGAAGAAGACAGCCTTCACATCCTAAGTTCTTTTAATTTTTGAGTTGGTGATCTGTTTAAGCACAGCTTACTTGCAACTGTCACATGGACATCCACTAGTTTGCCATTAGGAAATGTTTAGTTTTCGGATATCATTTTCACATCAAACGTACTTCTACCCAACCATGACGCTGGCAGAGTTAAATACAACTAGTGCCAAAATTTATGGGGTAGTTAAACAATATCTGTGATAGCATCCACTGATGACATGATTTTGATTGGGATCTTTTGAAACAATATCTCCTATGAAGGTTTACTGAGAACAAATAATTTTGATGATGTGCCATAGAAACCGTTCTGTGTTTTTCATGAGTCATTTTCGAACAAGACACATTTCCCTCCAACCTTGACATTGAGAGTCAAACAAAAAACCTAATTTTAAAAGATGCAACACAAGTGGAATGCCCACTATTGACATGACTCAGATTTGGTCCTTTGAAACTATCTTCTAAGAGGATTTCATTGAACATAATAAAAAATGATTTGTAGCATGTGTAATACGATATTATTGTCTATTTTGCtgtagttgtgttttttttttcctcttggaATCTCATTTGGATTATAAACGCTTCCATATCCACACATTCtcacattaaataatttaataatgaaGGTCTCTGTTttgtttaattattaattatttatcaaCTTTGTGTTATGATGACCTCCGAACTTGTATTATTTCTGAGTCTTTAGTTGAATCATAGCCTGCGTACACACTGTGATACTATGGTTGTATTGCTGCATGTGATTGTGACTCATGCATTAACCTCAAGTTCTCTACTAGTAAACTAGTGCACACTTAATATATTGGTCAACTTGATGATTTTCAACAAAGAGATCTGTGCCATAATATAGAAACATGTATGCACCTGGCGAGGTTGACGAACAAGACTCCCTTGATCATCTGTATCACCGAAGGCAAGTCCATCATCAAAGTTATCACATGTACTATCATTTTCCCATGATGCCACATAGCTCCCATCATTTTGTCTTGGTTCATCTGTATAATAGGGAATAGATGTATAATCTTTGAGATGAAGAAAAGGTGTAAATTAGAATTAATCGTATAAAAATACAGCAGCCAGAATAGTTGAATGAATGACTTTCCTTTTACATGAATCTCCAAATTCCTAACTGAACTCTCCTTTCCTTTGGAAAAAACTAAAAGTAAATAAATATACTGTGTTTCCGGATTGGGGTGTTTATGACAGCCAATTGTTTTAAAAGATCTTTGATTAAGCACATAGAATGACTATAGCATATCTAGGTGTATGTACGGGAGTGCAGTTGTTCAAAAACTTCTAAGAAGAAAATGAGATTCATATTACAGCGCATAAAAAAGAAAGCAAAACACCATGTATTTTCTTTTCTAAATATATCGCCAAAAGCTCCATTCAAGAGAACTGAAATGACAACTAACACCATGTTGATTTGAAGAAATATTTTGTATGCATATGCATTCTGTTGGGTCCTTCAAATCATTTAGCTTATTACCAGCAACTTACCTGaaccaaaaatcaattttaatcaaACTAATAGACAATAATTAATATTCACATCTCTAAATCACGTGATTTGGATACCTTTCGTCAATAGATAGCTAAAATAGCACATTTTCATAGAAGAGAATAAAGAGATTCCAGTACAGCGATTTGTCAACCACAGGAGCAGAAAGATCATAAGAATCATAGAAGCAAAGAGCAAAAGACCACGAGTTACAAGGAAATTGCAATCTTACCAGAAAGCTGTCTTCCTTTCTTTCCAAGACACTAAAAAATGGAGGAATTTCTATTAATACAGAGAAATGAAACATTCTGACAAAGAAACCAATTGAGTTTGTCTTACCATAACATTTGGTAATAAAAACAATTTGACAAGACTTTCTGGTTGATAGTGACAATCTTCAGGGAGCGAAGTAATACATGTTGCTTTGTTTGCAGGCAATAGCAATGACTTTGGATTCTTTGGAGGTGCAAAGATATTTGGCATATCAATTTCCAGTGATTTTGTAAAATCAATATCATTAGCATCCTTCCGGTTCTTTGATTTCTTGCTTACTGATTCAGTGTTCGTATCCAATGATTGTTTTTGATCTAAACCTGCAATCATTTTCTTCCAATAATTGAACATGTGATACAAagaatgacaaaataaaattgaggttttttttttctctgtctACCCTTTGCTTTTCTATATTTCCAATGATCAGGTCCTGCCCATGCATTTGATTTTGAAGTAAACCCCAATCCTACAGACAAGAAATCAGTAATTTTTTCAAACTTCTCTTCCACATTAGGTCCATTAAAGTTGCATTCAAAATCCTCCTGCATCACAAAGATAAAGTTTATACAACCAAATTCTATGGGTTAAAGCAAAGCCAGAAAAAGCATACCTCCAGATCATTTGCATAATTTAggtttatgttagttgagttgtcATCAGCTACACTAAGACGATCATCATGATCAAGGTTCCAAGCTCCACAATCATCATCAAATCCATTCTCTCCAACATCGATTTGGTCATTTCCTTCGGGAAAATCCTCAGTAATTGGCTCCTGAGGTGAATCATTTATATCTGGCCTacgattttcttcatcaaattgaTTCAGGATATCCTTTAGAGTGGGTGAAATATCATTTGCCGTGAGCATACAGATCATCATTTTCTCAATGTAATCTGTACAAAAAAAGAAGTCCTCATCCAATTAGTGGAcattatatattatatgtatagACATAACAGTCACAATATTCATGCCTTTAGCAAAAGAAAGATCAATTAGTTCAGGTCCCTCAGTTTCAACTGTTGACATGCTCCTTTCTGGACATTCAAATGAATCAAAAAGTACACGGCAACCACCATAAACCCCAAGGTTGTTCAATAGAAGACCCTTAGCACCACCTTCATCAAATTGTGCAGAAGTCTGATGATACAGAGGATCCACAATAAATGCCTCTGAAAATGAAATTTGCTAAATTAATTTCTACTCGGGCATCAAATATTCTGAAACAGGAAACACAACATAGCACTCAGTCATACCATCAAACTTTTTTATGTTAAGGGCTTCAAAAGATGATTCCAATGTTGATAAGGGCGAAAGCTGTGGTTCATAAATAGCGTAAGCTGAAAACATCTGCAAGAGAAAGTTCTAGAGCTGGTAAGTCTGTGTACCTTTCTTTCCAATTCCTTCTTAGAGACGTCATCTGTTTGTGCAACATCAATATTGTCCCCCATTTCAGTGGTGTCTGTGAGTATAGCTTGTTATATTAGCAAATTGCTGACTTTATTCTGATAAAGAAATCTATTAAAACAATGCACAAAAGAGTGTAGCTGCAACAATGATGAGACCGGAAGATAAAGATAGGCCTGGTGGCACTGGTGAGGAATTAGAAGAAAATAAAGTATAATAGAATATCAACTTATTCAATGTTTTATTGAATCATCCTTTTATATatacaaaaaaatattatttggatACTACTATGATTCATTGCCATGAAAATGTAAATTTTATATCAAGGGGAGCTATTGGCAACTAAATATCACTTGTTTGATTCCAAGCCCTCCAATAGTGACAACCAACATGGCTTGTAAGCAGTAGAACCTAACCATTATCTTCTTCTCTCCCAGCACGATTTATCCCTCCAAGAACTTTATATGCTTCTGAGTGCACGGAATCTACTCTCATTGAGTAAATCTTCACGCCAGCTTCCAAAGTACAACTTGCCTGACCAGatcaatattttgaaattaaattggtTTAGTTGCCATTTCACATCTGCAAAAAAAGTAAATATTTATCCATACACAAACCTTCTGGAAATTGGTCTCCTCGTCATCTTCAGGGCTCACTCTGATGATCTCACTGAGATGATCTATAAGGCTCAGCTCCCATGTGTTTTTCTGGTTAATCTTCTGCAGAAATGACAGAATTCTTGATAGTGacataaaatatatatatccGGGAAAGTAGATATATCTTTTACGAGCAATATGAGAAAAGAACACGAAAAAGAAGAATTCATCAGAGCAATGCGAGTAAAGGGGCTAAGGGGAGCGTCAGCTCGCGAGtatttttcaattgaattttCTCCATAACACAACCCATCATCAAGGGAAGGCATGATAGTCGAATCAAAGCATGAAAAATCTAACCCTAAGCTGTCCACTTCCCCCAATGCGTTAAAAGAAACAACAGAATGAAGAATGCACGCGCGGGGGAAAAAAAACAGCGGTCGCACGTTTTCGCTGGCCAGCTTGATGCAGTTGTGGAAGAGATCCATGATCTGGCTCCTGTCCATGATATCATTTCTGCTCTCGGAGAAGAGCGGCTGGCTGGGGACGACGGACTTGCGGCGGACGGAAGCAGCGCGGGCGGCGGCGCGCGCCTGTGCGCGCTCGAGCTCGTCGTTGTTGGATCCGAGGTGGAAGGGAGGGGACTGCAACCGCGAGGCCATCGGGGTCTTCGACGGCAGTGGATGAGGCGCCGTCGCCGAGGGACTGCAGTCGCCCATCGCAGAGTACCAAAGCGGGATCGGAAATTAGAATTTGagttccctctccctctctctctctctctctctctctctctgcctcTCACTTCAACGAGCCGACTTATCACCATTCGGGCTATGGGC from Zingiber officinale cultivar Zhangliang chromosome 4B, Zo_v1.1, whole genome shotgun sequence includes:
- the LOC121978367 gene encoding condensin complex subunit 2-like yields the protein MGDCSPSATAPHPLPSKTPMASRLQSPPFHLGSNNDELERAQARAAARAASVRRKSVVPSQPLFSESRNDIMDRSQIMDLFHNCIKLASENKINQKNTWELSLIDHLSEIIRVSPEDDEETNFQKASCTLEAGVKIYSMRVDSVHSEAYKVLGGINRAGREEDNDTTEMGDNIDVAQTDDVSKKELERKLSPLSTLESSFEALNIKKFDEAFIVDPLYHQTSAQFDEGGAKGLLLNNLGVYGGCRVLFDSFECPERSMSTVETEGPELIDLSFAKDYIEKMMICMLTANDISPTLKDILNQFDEENRRPDINDSPQEPITEDFPEGNDQIDVGENGFDDDCGAWNLDHDDRLSVADDNSTNINLNYANDLEEDFECNFNGPNVEEKFEKITDFLSVGLGFTSKSNAWAGPDHWKYRKAKGLDQKQSLDTNTESVSKKSKNRKDANDIDFTKSLEIDMPNIFAPPKNPKSLLLPANKATCITSLPEDCHYQPESLVKLFLLPNVMCLGKKGRQLSDEPRQNDGSYVASWENDSTCDNFDDGLAFGDTDDQGSLVRQPRQVSKIDIQYDKVSKQVDVHALKNMLWNHMQKSVQVSYEVSLFSIMKIVLELYPQSVGGTEEQ